One genomic region from Streptomyces sp. NBC_00457 encodes:
- a CDS encoding DUF3052 domain-containing protein: MSATADHAETSPAVRLGFQPEQVVQEIGYDDDVDQELREAIEQVIGSDLVDEDYDDVADAVVLWFRDEDGDLTDVLVDATTYIEEGGSILLLTPKTGRDGYVEPSDISEAATTAGLSASKSVSVGKDWSGSRLVTPKAAKSKK, translated from the coding sequence GTGAGCGCGACCGCGGACCACGCGGAGACGAGCCCTGCCGTCAGGCTGGGGTTCCAGCCCGAGCAGGTGGTCCAGGAGATCGGCTACGACGACGACGTAGACCAGGAGCTCCGCGAGGCCATTGAGCAAGTGATCGGCAGTGACCTTGTGGACGAGGACTACGACGACGTCGCCGATGCCGTGGTGCTCTGGTTCCGCGACGAGGACGGCGACCTCACGGATGTGCTGGTGGACGCCACCACGTACATCGAAGAGGGCGGCTCGATCCTGTTGCTGACGCCGAAGACCGGCCGCGACGGCTACGTTGAGCCGAGCGACATCTCTGAAGCCGCGACCACGGCAGGGTTGTCAGCGTCCAAGAGCGTCAGCGTGGGCAAGGACTGGAGCGGCAGCCGGCTGGTGACGCCCAAGGCCGCCAAGTCCAAGAAGTAA
- a CDS encoding peroxiredoxin — MAIQVGDKAPDFELKDNHGRTVRLSDFRGDKNVVLLFYPFAFTGVCTGELCELRDNLPKFTDRDTRLLAVSNDSIHTLRVFAEQESLEYPLLSDFWPHGETSRAYGVFDEDKGCAVRGTFVIDKEGVVRWTVVNGLPDARDLNQYVKALDSL, encoded by the coding sequence ATGGCGATCCAGGTCGGCGACAAGGCACCCGACTTCGAGCTCAAGGACAACCACGGCAGGACCGTGCGGCTGTCCGACTTCCGCGGCGACAAGAACGTGGTGCTGCTCTTCTACCCGTTCGCCTTCACCGGCGTGTGCACCGGCGAGCTGTGCGAGCTGCGCGACAACCTGCCGAAGTTCACCGACCGCGACACCCGGCTGCTCGCCGTCTCCAACGACTCCATCCACACCCTGCGCGTCTTCGCCGAGCAGGAGAGCCTGGAGTACCCCCTGCTGTCCGACTTCTGGCCGCACGGCGAGACCTCGCGCGCCTACGGCGTCTTCGACGAGGACAAGGGCTGCGCGGTGCGCGGGACCTTCGTCATCGACAAGGAAGGCGTCGTGCGCTGGACCGTCGTCAACGGTCTGCCGGACGCCCGTGACCTGAACCAGTACGTAAAGGCGCTCGACAGCCTGTGA
- a CDS encoding TerD family protein, translating into MGVSLSKGGNVSLSKEAPGLTAVIVGLGWDVRTTTGTDFDLDASAILTNAEGKVSSDANFVFFNNLKSQDGSVEHTGDNITGEGEGDDEQIKVNLAAVPADVEKIVFPVSIYDAENRQQSFGQVRNAFIRVVNQAGEAEIARYDLSEDASTETAMVFGELYRHGAEWKFRAIGQGYASGLRGIAQDFGVNV; encoded by the coding sequence GTGGGAGTCAGCCTCAGCAAGGGCGGCAACGTATCGCTGAGCAAGGAGGCACCTGGTCTCACCGCGGTCATCGTCGGTCTGGGGTGGGACGTTCGCACCACCACCGGCACCGACTTCGACCTCGACGCCAGCGCCATCCTCACGAACGCGGAGGGCAAGGTCAGCAGTGACGCCAACTTCGTGTTCTTCAACAACCTGAAGAGCCAGGACGGCTCGGTCGAGCACACCGGTGACAACATCACCGGTGAGGGAGAGGGCGACGACGAGCAGATCAAGGTGAACCTCGCCGCGGTCCCGGCCGACGTCGAGAAGATCGTGTTCCCGGTCTCGATCTACGACGCCGAGAACCGCCAGCAGTCGTTCGGCCAGGTCCGCAACGCGTTCATCCGCGTCGTGAACCAGGCCGGCGAGGCGGAGATCGCCCGGTACGACCTCTCCGAGGACGCGTCGACGGAGACCGCGATGGTCTTCGGTGAGCTCTACCGGCACGGCGCGGAGTGGAAGTTCCGCGCCATCGGCCAGGGCTACGCCTCGGGCCTGCGCGGCATCGCGCAGGACTTCGGTGTGAACGTCTGA
- a CDS encoding TerD family protein, which yields MGVTLAKGGNVSLSKAAPNLTQVLIGLGWDARSTTGAPFDLDASALMCSGGRVMGDEWFIFYNQLKSPDGSVEHTGDNLTGEGEGDDESILIDLSKVPAQCEKIVFPVSIHMADERGQTFGQVSNAFIRVVNQADGQELARYDLSEDASTETAMIFGEVYRYQGEWKFRAVGQGYASGLRGIALDFGVNVS from the coding sequence ATGGGCGTCACGCTCGCCAAGGGAGGAAATGTCTCCCTGTCCAAGGCCGCACCGAACCTCACTCAGGTGTTGATCGGTCTCGGCTGGGACGCTCGCTCCACCACCGGAGCCCCGTTCGACCTCGACGCCAGTGCGCTGATGTGCAGCGGCGGACGGGTCATGGGTGACGAGTGGTTCATCTTCTACAACCAGCTCAAGAGCCCGGACGGCTCGGTGGAGCACACCGGTGACAACCTCACCGGTGAGGGCGAGGGCGACGACGAGTCGATCCTGATCGACCTCTCCAAGGTGCCGGCCCAGTGCGAGAAGATCGTCTTCCCGGTCTCGATCCATATGGCCGACGAGCGTGGCCAGACCTTCGGCCAGGTCAGCAACGCCTTCATCCGCGTGGTCAATCAGGCCGACGGCCAGGAACTCGCCCGCTACGACCTCAGTGAGGATGCCTCCACGGAGACCGCCATGATCTTCGGCGAGGTCTACCGCTACCAGGGCGAATGGAAGTTCCGAGCAGTCGGACAGGGGTACGCGTCGGGGCTGCGGGGCATCGCTCTAGACTTTGGAGTCAACGTTTCGTAA
- a CDS encoding DUF475 domain-containing protein yields MVLKTFGWSFAVTALGLVAAVLIGGWTAFGIVAILSILEISLSFDNAVVNAGILKKMSAFWQKIFLTIGILIAVFGMRLVFPVVIVAVSASMGPIEAVDLALTDKDRYEQLVTDAHPSIAAFGGMFLLMIFLDFIFEDRDIKWLGWIERPLAKLGKVDMLSVCIALIVLLATSMTFATHAHLHAGSADKAETVLLSGVAGLITYMIVGGLSGYFEDKLEEEEEREHEAEEAAEREGKPRSAVVLAGKAAFFMFLYLEVLDASFSFDGVIGAFAITNDIVLMALGLGIGAMYVRSLTVYLVRQGTLDDYVYLEHGAHYAIGALAAILLITIQYQISEIITGLIGVVLIGWSFWSSVRRNRAIAAAEGKAGSDEKTEVSSGV; encoded by the coding sequence GTGGTTCTGAAAACCTTCGGCTGGTCGTTCGCGGTCACCGCGCTCGGCCTCGTCGCGGCGGTCCTCATCGGGGGGTGGACCGCCTTCGGTATCGTGGCGATCCTCTCCATCCTTGAGATCTCGCTGTCCTTCGACAACGCAGTCGTCAACGCCGGCATTTTGAAGAAGATGAGTGCCTTCTGGCAGAAGATCTTCCTCACGATCGGCATTCTGATCGCCGTCTTCGGTATGCGGCTGGTCTTCCCTGTCGTCATCGTCGCCGTCAGCGCCTCGATGGGTCCGATCGAGGCCGTCGACCTCGCGCTGACCGACAAGGACCGCTACGAGCAGCTCGTCACCGACGCTCACCCGTCGATCGCGGCCTTCGGCGGTATGTTCCTGCTGATGATCTTCCTCGACTTCATCTTCGAGGACCGCGACATCAAGTGGCTCGGCTGGATCGAGCGGCCGCTGGCCAAGCTCGGCAAGGTCGACATGCTGTCGGTCTGCATCGCGCTGATCGTGCTGCTGGCCACCTCCATGACCTTCGCGACCCACGCCCATCTGCACGCCGGCAGCGCGGACAAGGCAGAGACAGTTCTGCTCTCCGGTGTCGCCGGTCTCATCACGTACATGATCGTCGGCGGTCTCTCCGGCTACTTCGAGGACAAGCTCGAGGAAGAGGAGGAGCGGGAGCACGAGGCGGAGGAAGCGGCGGAACGCGAGGGCAAGCCACGCTCGGCTGTCGTCCTGGCCGGCAAGGCCGCGTTCTTCATGTTCCTCTACCTCGAGGTCCTGGACGCGTCGTTCTCCTTCGACGGCGTCATCGGCGCCTTCGCCATCACCAACGACATCGTCCTGATGGCCCTGGGTCTCGGCATCGGCGCGATGTACGTCCGGTCGCTCACGGTCTACCTGGTCCGCCAGGGCACCCTCGACGACTACGTCTACCTGGAGCACGGCGCGCACTACGCGATCGGTGCCCTCGCCGCGATTCTCCTGATCACCATCCAGTACCAGATCAGCGAGATCATCACCGGCCTCATCGGGGTCGTCCTGATCGGCTGGTCCTTCTGGTCCTCCGTCCGCCGCAACCGCGCCATCGCGGCGGCCGAGGGAAAAGCCGGCTCGGACGAGAAGACTGAGGTCTCGTCCGGGGTGTGA
- a CDS encoding TerD family protein: MGLLDGLLWRGRREAGFDSGSAASNAIELTKRHSQVSLTKQDAATGHLRINLAWRMRTSDIGGSQRESLLRHPFKALKPPEVLGHSQSMVNVDLDLGCLYELMDGTKGVVQPLGGFFGDVNAAPYVKLSGDDRFGSASGETIYVNLDHREAIKRILVFVYIYDQTPAFDRTHAIVTLYPSNGPRIEIGLDERHPQARSCAVVMIENIKGEMIVRREVKFVYGFQAELDRLYGWGLQWGRGYKTKAER; this comes from the coding sequence ATGGGCTTGCTGGACGGACTGCTCTGGCGCGGTCGGCGAGAGGCCGGGTTCGACTCGGGCAGCGCCGCGAGCAATGCGATCGAGCTGACGAAGCGGCACAGTCAGGTCTCACTGACCAAGCAGGACGCGGCCACCGGGCATCTGCGCATCAATCTGGCCTGGCGGATGCGGACCTCCGACATCGGCGGCTCCCAGCGGGAGAGTCTGCTGCGGCACCCCTTCAAGGCGCTCAAGCCGCCGGAGGTGCTCGGGCACAGCCAGAGCATGGTCAACGTCGACCTGGACCTCGGCTGCCTGTATGAGCTGATGGACGGCACGAAGGGGGTCGTGCAGCCGCTCGGTGGGTTCTTCGGCGACGTGAACGCCGCGCCGTACGTCAAGCTCAGCGGCGACGACCGGTTCGGGTCGGCGTCCGGCGAGACGATCTACGTCAACCTCGACCATCGCGAGGCCATCAAACGCATCCTGGTCTTCGTCTACATCTACGACCAGACGCCGGCGTTCGACCGTACCCACGCCATCGTCACCCTCTACCCCAGCAACGGCCCGCGCATCGAGATCGGCCTCGACGAACGCCACCCCCAGGCCCGTTCCTGCGCCGTCGTCATGATCGAGAACATCAAGGGCGAAATGATCGTCCGCCGCGAGGTGAAGTTCGTGTACGGCTTCCAGGCGGAGCTGGACCGGTTGTACGGGTGGGGGTTGCAGTGGGGCAGGGGCTACAAGACAAAGGCGGAACGCTGA
- a CDS encoding TerD family protein encodes MTHAMLKGSNVPLNATTVRAVVRWTPGQGVPDVDASALLLGPDGRVRSDEDFVFYNQPRHPSGTVWRLGKKRVAEGPTDTIQTDLSGVEADVSQILLVASADGVTFDRVRGLRIALYDAAVADGEPLAYFDIKPETGRETALICGELYRRGEGWKFRALGEGYVEGLQRLASDFGIFVDEAEAAAEEAAAAAAAAATVQAAPPTTAPAQPLPPEQSAGVPAQPAYGYPHPTSQPAYGYPQPVTAAAPDSDFRLPPQGPQFIGR; translated from the coding sequence ATGACGCACGCCATGCTGAAGGGGTCGAACGTCCCACTCAATGCCACCACGGTACGTGCCGTGGTGCGCTGGACGCCCGGGCAGGGGGTCCCGGATGTCGATGCCTCCGCGCTCCTCCTCGGCCCCGACGGACGTGTGCGTTCCGACGAGGATTTTGTCTTCTACAACCAGCCCCGGCACCCCTCCGGGACGGTCTGGCGGCTCGGCAAGAAGCGGGTCGCCGAGGGCCCGACCGACACGATTCAGACAGATCTCAGCGGTGTCGAGGCCGACGTCAGCCAGATTCTGCTGGTCGCATCGGCCGATGGGGTCACCTTCGACCGGGTACGAGGGCTGCGGATCGCGCTGTACGACGCCGCCGTCGCCGACGGGGAGCCGCTGGCCTATTTCGACATCAAGCCCGAGACCGGCCGGGAGACCGCGCTGATCTGCGGTGAGCTGTACCGGCGTGGGGAGGGGTGGAAGTTCCGGGCGCTGGGCGAGGGCTACGTGGAGGGGCTGCAGCGGCTGGCGTCCGACTTCGGGATCTTTGTGGACGAGGCGGAGGCGGCGGCGGAGGAAGCGGCGGCCGCAGCGGCAGCCGCGGCGACCGTTCAGGCGGCGCCCCCGACGACCGCTCCGGCTCAGCCGTTGCCGCCGGAGCAGTCGGCCGGGGTGCCCGCGCAGCCCGCGTACGGGTATCCCCATCCGACCAGCCAGCCTGCGTACGGCTACCCGCAGCCGGTGACTGCCGCCGCACCGGACAGCGACTTCCGACTGCCGCCGCAGGGGCCGCAGTTCATCGGCCGCTAG
- a CDS encoding HpcH/HpaI aldolase/citrate lyase family protein: MRHFGHIAPEVRQRLFHQEPCDFTADSSPRLLSAALGATLYSPATRPRLADDILKQAGRGVVSMVLCLEDSIEDSEVPDAEENLVRQFTDLAGQEDADLPLLFIRVRTPEQIPDLVRRLGPAARLLSGFVMPKFTEERGMPFLEALESAESASGRRLFAMPVLESPELLYRESRVEVLEGIFRAVDKYRVRVLALRLGVTDFCSSYGLRRAPDMTAYDVQIVASVIADVVNMLGRADGTGFTVTGPVWEYFRVQERMFKPQLRRSPFLEGQAEELREALIEHSMDGLLREITLDQANGLLGKTCIHPSHVLPVHALSVVSHEEFSDAQDILRPERGGGGVLRSAYTNKMNEVKPHRAWAERTMLRAEVFGVANEDIGFVELLAAGIPG, from the coding sequence ATGCGTCATTTCGGGCACATCGCCCCTGAGGTGCGGCAGCGCCTCTTCCACCAGGAGCCGTGCGACTTCACCGCCGACTCCTCACCGCGGCTGCTCTCCGCGGCCCTGGGCGCCACGCTCTACAGTCCGGCCACCCGGCCCCGGCTCGCCGACGACATCCTCAAGCAGGCCGGCCGCGGCGTCGTCTCCATGGTGCTGTGCCTGGAGGACTCGATCGAAGACTCGGAGGTTCCGGACGCCGAGGAGAACCTCGTACGGCAGTTCACGGACCTGGCCGGGCAGGAAGACGCCGACCTGCCGCTTCTCTTCATCCGGGTCCGCACCCCCGAGCAGATCCCCGACCTGGTACGACGCCTCGGCCCCGCCGCCCGGCTGCTGTCCGGATTCGTGATGCCGAAGTTCACCGAGGAACGCGGCATGCCCTTCCTGGAGGCCCTGGAGAGCGCCGAGAGCGCGAGCGGCCGGCGACTGTTCGCCATGCCGGTACTCGAATCGCCGGAGCTGCTCTACCGCGAGTCCCGGGTGGAGGTCCTGGAAGGCATCTTCCGCGCGGTCGACAAGTACCGCGTGCGGGTGCTGGCGCTGCGCCTCGGCGTCACGGACTTCTGCTCCTCGTACGGCTTGCGCAGAGCCCCCGACATGACGGCGTACGACGTCCAGATCGTCGCCTCCGTGATCGCCGACGTGGTGAACATGCTGGGACGCGCCGACGGCACCGGATTCACGGTGACCGGGCCGGTCTGGGAGTACTTCCGCGTGCAGGAACGCATGTTCAAACCCCAGCTGCGCCGCAGCCCCTTCCTGGAGGGGCAGGCCGAGGAGCTGCGTGAGGCGCTGATCGAGCACTCCATGGACGGGCTGCTCCGCGAGATCACCCTCGACCAGGCCAACGGCCTGCTCGGCAAGACCTGCATCCACCCCTCGCACGTCCTGCCCGTGCACGCACTCTCCGTGGTCAGCCACGAGGAGTTCAGTGACGCCCAGGACATCCTGCGGCCCGAGCGGGGCGGCGGGGGTGTGCTCAGGTCGGCGTACACGAACAAAATGAATGAAGTGAAGCCGCATCGCGCATGGGCCGAGAGGACCATGCTGCGCGCCGAGGTCTTCGGTGTGGCGAACGAGGACATCGGCTTCGTCGAACTGCTCGCCGCCGGAATACCCGGCTGA
- a CDS encoding phosphoribosyltransferase has translation MNRAVNNGASDQVWTGSWVAERLGVELVGDDELTGLLGLALRRNPKRAHLLVSNVLGKHVPQSPSVVYGAGFALGRRVRELLGDDEAGRAVVLGYAETATGLGHSVADGLALAPYLHSTRRPIPGIAPAGGFEESHSHATSHVLLPENPALLAGDGPLVLVDDEFSTGNTVLNTVRDLHERYPRQRYVVVALVDMRSAANAGRLEEFAREIGARVDLVAAASGTVRLPEGVLEKGQALVARYEAESAAVGGPSSAGTSGLVAQFPAPLRGDAGTASLEGDADAASLGTDGRTTHPGARGTARPAPTGPHPDDNRPHPHITRVDLHWPPGLPDGGRHGFTPTHRIRLERALPTMAARLAEALPEDARRVHILGFEELMYAPLRLARELEQIASDTEVRYSTTTRSPVLAVDDPGYAIRTRLVFPAHDDPADGPGERYAYNVAGAGFDAVIAVVDSTADTPELHAPDGLLARLAAHTPHVLLAVVPSYVPEPPLVPERPDMLPEPLRGPAFSSYAPEEVGWLLQDLSDVTLEAPTEEREEAIQSGGAHYAESLPVEYQPSEQYQELFHATLDTSAARIARAVGAVTELVLAERSPRPVLVSLARAGTPVGVLMRRWAEYRHGLDLPHYAVSIVRGRGIDVNALRWLAAHHDPADVVFVDGWTGKGAITRELADALREFEEAEGVSGFDPEIAVLADPGSCVRTYGTREDFLIPSACLNSTVSGLISRTVLRADLVGPNDYHGAKFYRELAGADVSVDFLDAVAARFPEVADAVDALAKELLSADRSPTWEGWAAVERISEEYGIHDVNLVKPGVGETTRVLLRRVPWKILARAGAGADLDHVRLLAEQRGVPVEEVAELPYTCVGLIHPKYTRGATGADGRAVSV, from the coding sequence ATGAACAGGGCAGTGAACAACGGGGCGTCGGACCAGGTGTGGACCGGCAGCTGGGTCGCCGAGCGGCTCGGCGTCGAACTCGTCGGCGACGACGAGCTGACCGGTCTGCTGGGGCTCGCGCTGCGCCGCAACCCCAAGCGGGCGCATCTGCTGGTCTCCAACGTGCTCGGCAAGCACGTACCGCAGTCACCGTCCGTGGTGTACGGCGCCGGCTTCGCACTCGGCCGCCGCGTCCGCGAACTGCTCGGCGACGACGAGGCGGGCCGCGCGGTGGTCCTCGGATACGCCGAGACCGCCACCGGGCTCGGCCACTCCGTCGCCGACGGCCTCGCCCTCGCCCCCTACCTGCACTCCACCCGCCGCCCGATCCCCGGCATCGCCCCCGCCGGCGGCTTCGAGGAGTCCCACTCCCACGCCACGTCGCATGTGCTGCTGCCGGAGAACCCGGCGCTGCTCGCCGGGGACGGGCCGCTGGTGCTGGTCGACGACGAGTTCTCGACGGGGAACACGGTGCTGAACACCGTCCGGGATCTTCACGAGCGGTATCCCAGGCAGCGGTACGTCGTGGTCGCGCTGGTGGATATGCGGTCGGCGGCGAATGCGGGGCGGCTGGAGGAGTTCGCGCGGGAGATAGGCGCGCGGGTCGATCTGGTGGCGGCCGCTTCGGGGACCGTACGGCTGCCTGAGGGGGTGCTGGAGAAGGGGCAGGCGTTGGTGGCGCGGTACGAGGCGGAGAGTGCCGCGGTCGGTGGTCCGTCGTCTGCGGGTACGTCGGGGCTGGTCGCGCAGTTCCCCGCGCCCCTTAGGGGCGATGCAGGGACCGCGAGCCTTGAGGGTGATGCCGACGCCGCGAGCCTTGGGACCGACGGGCGGACCACCCACCCAGGGGCGCGGGGAACTGCGCGACCAGCCCCCACCGGCCCGCACCCGGACGACAACCGACCCCACCCCCACATCACCCGCGTCGACCTGCACTGGCCCCCCGGCCTCCCCGACGGCGGTCGCCACGGCTTCACCCCCACGCACCGAATACGCCTGGAGCGCGCCCTCCCCACGATGGCGGCGAGGCTCGCCGAAGCGCTGCCGGAAGACGCACGCCGCGTGCACATCCTCGGCTTCGAGGAACTGATGTACGCCCCGCTCAGGCTCGCCCGTGAGCTGGAGCAGATCGCGTCGGACACGGAGGTGCGCTACTCCACCACCACCCGCTCACCCGTCCTCGCGGTCGACGACCCGGGCTACGCGATCCGCACCCGCCTGGTCTTCCCCGCCCACGACGACCCGGCCGACGGCCCCGGCGAGCGCTACGCGTACAACGTGGCCGGTGCCGGATTCGACGCCGTGATCGCCGTCGTCGACTCCACCGCCGACACCCCCGAACTGCACGCGCCCGACGGCCTGTTGGCCCGGCTCGCCGCGCACACCCCGCACGTCCTGCTCGCGGTCGTCCCGTCGTACGTCCCCGAGCCCCCGCTCGTCCCCGAAAGGCCCGACATGCTGCCCGAGCCCCTGCGCGGCCCCGCCTTCTCCTCGTACGCACCCGAGGAGGTCGGCTGGCTGCTGCAGGATCTCTCGGACGTGACGCTGGAGGCGCCGACCGAGGAGCGCGAGGAGGCCATCCAGAGCGGCGGCGCGCACTACGCGGAGTCGCTGCCGGTGGAGTACCAGCCGAGCGAGCAGTACCAGGAGCTGTTCCACGCGACGCTGGACACGTCCGCGGCGCGGATCGCGCGGGCCGTGGGCGCGGTCACCGAGCTGGTGCTCGCCGAGCGGTCACCCCGCCCGGTCCTCGTGTCCCTCGCCCGCGCCGGCACGCCCGTCGGCGTCCTGATGCGCCGCTGGGCCGAGTACCGGCACGGCCTCGACCTGCCGCACTACGCGGTGTCGATCGTGCGCGGCCGGGGCATCGACGTGAACGCCCTGCGCTGGCTGGCGGCGCATCACGACCCCGCCGACGTCGTGTTCGTCGACGGCTGGACCGGCAAGGGCGCCATCACCCGCGAACTCGCCGACGCCCTGCGGGAGTTCGAGGAGGCCGAGGGGGTGTCCGGCTTCGACCCGGAGATCGCGGTGCTGGCCGACCCGGGCTCGTGCGTCCGGACGTACGGCACCAGGGAGGACTTCCTCATCCCCTCCGCCTGCCTCAACTCGACGGTGTCGGGCCTGATTTCGCGTACGGTGCTGCGCGCCGACCTGGTCGGGCCGAACGACTACCACGGCGCCAAGTTCTACCGCGAACTCGCCGGCGCGGATGTGTCGGTGGACTTCCTCGACGCGGTGGCCGCGCGCTTCCCGGAGGTGGCGGACGCGGTGGACGCGCTCGCCAAGGAGCTGCTGTCCGCTGACCGTTCGCCGACCTGGGAGGGCTGGGCGGCGGTCGAGCGGATCAGCGAGGAGTACGGCATCCATGACGTGAACCTCGTCAAGCCGGGCGTCGGCGAGACCACGCGCGTGCTGCTGCGCCGCGTGCCGTGGAAGATTCTGGCGCGGGCCGGGGCAGGCGCCGATCTGGACCACGTACGACTGCTGGCCGAACAGAGAGGTGTCCCGGTGGAAGAGGTCGCCGAACTCCCCTACACCTGCGTGGGGTTGATCCACCCCAAGTACACGCGCGGTGCGACGGGTGCCGACGGCAGGGCGGTGTCGGTCTGA
- a CDS encoding HAD family hydrolase, producing MPVLVASDLDRTLIYSAGALALTMPDPRAPRLLCVEVHESKPLSYMTETAAALLTELGDAAVFVPTTTRTRKQYERINLPGPAPRYAICANGGHLLVDGVSDPDWYARVTARLADECASLAEVREHLMETADPLWVRKHRVAEDLFAYMVVERELLPEDWVKELAVWAENRGWTVSLQGRKIYAVPKPLTKSAAMRELARRTGADLTLAAGDSLLDADLLLAADQGWRPGHGELADADWTAPAITPLQERGVLAGERILREFLGAVRGPR from the coding sequence ATGCCGGTGCTTGTCGCGAGCGACCTCGACCGCACGCTCATCTACTCCGCGGGCGCCCTCGCCCTGACCATGCCGGACCCGCGGGCGCCCCGGCTGCTCTGCGTCGAGGTGCACGAGAGCAAGCCGCTGTCGTACATGACGGAGACGGCGGCCGCACTGCTGACGGAACTCGGCGACGCGGCGGTCTTCGTACCGACCACGACCCGCACCCGTAAGCAGTACGAGCGCATCAACCTGCCCGGCCCGGCGCCGAGATACGCGATCTGCGCGAACGGCGGACACCTGCTCGTCGACGGGGTCTCCGACCCGGACTGGTATGCGCGGGTGACGGCCCGGCTGGCGGACGAGTGCGCGTCGCTCGCGGAGGTGCGGGAGCACCTGATGGAGACCGCCGACCCGCTGTGGGTGCGCAAGCACCGGGTCGCCGAGGACCTCTTCGCGTACATGGTCGTGGAGCGTGAGCTGCTGCCCGAGGACTGGGTGAAGGAACTGGCGGTCTGGGCGGAGAACCGCGGCTGGACGGTGTCGCTCCAGGGCCGCAAGATCTACGCCGTCCCGAAGCCGCTGACCAAGAGCGCGGCCATGCGGGAGCTGGCCCGCCGCACAGGCGCCGATCTGACCCTCGCCGCCGGCGACTCCCTCCTCGACGCCGACCTCCTCCTCGCGGCCGACCAGGGCTGGCGACCGGGACATGGCGAGCTGGCCGACGCGGACTGGACCGCTCCGGCGATCACCCCGTTGCAGGAAAGAGGCGTGCTGGCGGGGGAGCGAATCCTGCGGGAGTTCTTGGGGGCGGTGCGGGGACCGAGGTGA
- a CDS encoding FmdB family zinc ribbon protein, with protein sequence MPRYEYRCRTCGDTTFELSRPMAESSAPADCPSGHDDTVKLLSTVAVGGTAAAPAAAPRASGGGGGCCGGGCCS encoded by the coding sequence ATGCCTCGCTACGAGTACCGCTGCCGCACCTGCGGAGACACCACCTTCGAACTGAGCCGCCCGATGGCCGAGTCCTCCGCCCCCGCCGACTGCCCCTCGGGCCACGACGACACGGTGAAGCTGCTGTCGACGGTGGCGGTGGGGGGAACGGCGGCAGCACCGGCCGCCGCGCCCCGGGCGAGCGGCGGGGGCGGCGGTTGCTGCGGTGGCGGGTGCTGCAGCTAG
- a CDS encoding DUF4097 family beta strand repeat-containing protein, with the protein MARTVSVRAAAVTGVVALLVVGATACGSSAGDDKEPEHRSFDLKGRTLTVDSDDSALEIIAADDNPEGRIEVTRWFQGTVAIGNDPKVTWSMEDDRLKLRLKCSGMVADCDAKHRIEVPRGITVKIEDGDGSVRARGFEDPLSIRTGDGSVRVTDSSAPLDLRTGDGSIRADVTSREVRARTGDGSVHLELGAVPDLVESRTADGSVTMVLPRATYKVSTKTGDGSVDVSVPRDESSSHVVSAETGDGKVTVRSAN; encoded by the coding sequence ATGGCCCGCACCGTTTCTGTCCGCGCAGCCGCCGTCACCGGCGTCGTGGCGCTGCTCGTCGTAGGGGCCACAGCCTGCGGCTCCTCCGCCGGAGACGACAAGGAGCCCGAGCACCGGTCCTTCGATCTGAAGGGCCGCACCCTCACCGTCGACTCCGACGACTCGGCGCTGGAGATCATCGCCGCGGACGACAACCCTGAGGGCCGGATCGAGGTCACCCGGTGGTTCCAGGGCACCGTCGCCATCGGCAACGACCCCAAGGTGACCTGGTCCATGGAGGACGACCGGCTGAAGCTGCGGCTGAAGTGCTCCGGCATGGTCGCCGACTGTGACGCCAAGCACCGTATCGAGGTACCGCGCGGGATCACCGTCAAGATCGAGGACGGCGACGGCAGCGTACGCGCGCGTGGCTTCGAGGACCCGCTGAGCATCCGTACGGGCGACGGCTCGGTGCGGGTCACCGACAGCAGCGCACCGCTGGACCTGCGGACGGGCGACGGGTCCATACGCGCGGACGTCACCTCGCGGGAGGTGCGCGCCCGGACCGGCGACGGCTCGGTCCACCTCGAACTGGGCGCCGTACCGGACCTGGTGGAGTCCCGTACGGCAGACGGCTCCGTGACGATGGTGCTGCCCCGGGCGACGTACAAGGTGTCGACCAAGACGGGCGACGGCAGCGTGGATGTGTCCGTGCCCCGGGACGAGTCCAGCTCGCACGTGGTGTCCGCGGAGACGGGCGACGGGAAAGTCACGGTCCGGAGCGCGAACTAA